A genomic segment from Paenibacillus sp. FSL K6-1096 encodes:
- a CDS encoding CD3324 family protein — MKYVNADTVLPQQLLQEVQKYMQGGMLYIPKPEGQRKQWGESSGGRSYLEARNRTIREHYARGLSVSELAEQFCLSADSIKKIVYGSKQRG; from the coding sequence ATGAAATATGTAAATGCAGATACGGTATTACCGCAGCAGCTGCTGCAGGAGGTTCAGAAATATATGCAGGGCGGGATGCTCTATATCCCGAAGCCCGAGGGGCAGCGCAAGCAGTGGGGAGAGAGCTCCGGCGGCCGTTCTTATCTGGAGGCCCGGAACCGCACCATCCGCGAGCATTATGCCCGGGGACTGAGCGTTTCAGAGCTGGCGGAGCAGTTCTGCCTGTCAGCCGACAGCATCAAGAAGATTGTGTATGGGAGCAAACAGAGAGGATAG
- a CDS encoding ankyrin repeat domain-containing protein, whose protein sequence is MVRLHLLCLLLAAVLVVSAGCSGSPGLIKENAEGNQPQEEVTNVNTQLITAAERGDTAKVLRLLEAGADIQAQDESGRTAVVAAAYGNHAGTVETLIAQGADINIRDHMLNNVLLYAGASGYLDIVKMAIEAGADTTLTNRFGGTALIPAADRGHVEVVKYLLEHSDVDIDHINNLGWTALLEAVILGDGGERHQTIVKLLLTHGADPAIGDREGITPLAHAQSLGYTEMAAMLETASRS, encoded by the coding sequence ATGGTCAGGTTGCATCTACTATGTCTGCTGTTGGCGGCAGTGCTGGTTGTGTCGGCAGGATGCAGCGGGAGTCCCGGACTGATAAAGGAGAACGCAGAGGGAAACCAACCGCAGGAGGAGGTCACCAACGTGAATACACAATTAATCACAGCGGCGGAGCGTGGGGATACCGCTAAGGTGTTGCGGCTGCTGGAGGCAGGAGCGGATATACAGGCGCAGGACGAAAGCGGCAGAACGGCGGTCGTCGCCGCGGCCTATGGCAATCATGCCGGGACGGTCGAGACGCTTATTGCCCAAGGTGCCGATATCAACATTCGCGACCATATGCTTAACAATGTGCTGCTGTATGCCGGAGCATCCGGTTATCTGGACATCGTCAAAATGGCGATTGAAGCGGGAGCGGATACGACGCTGACCAACCGCTTCGGCGGGACCGCGCTGATCCCCGCCGCAGATCGGGGGCATGTCGAGGTCGTCAAGTATCTGCTGGAGCATTCGGATGTCGACATCGACCATATCAACAATCTGGGGTGGACAGCGCTGCTGGAAGCCGTCATCCTCGGTGACGGTGGGGAGCGGCATCAGACGATTGTCAAGCTGCTGCTGACACACGGAGCCGATCCGGCCATCGGCGACCGCGAGGGCATCACGCCGCTCGCCCATGCCCAGTCGCTGGGTTATACAGAAATGGCCGCTATGCTGGAGACGGCAAGCCGCTCTTAA
- a CDS encoding ABC transporter substrate-binding protein: protein MKRSMQKGASLLLMVMMLALVATACSSNNAKNNGTNGAEATQGADGGGSTGKKTELLFWSPFSGSDGPFMKKIVDKYNSSQDQYKVNFVIQPNGEYYKQLDVALSTGKEQPDLMIMHVDQVPTYQSKDQLQPVDELAAAAGINPADFAEAPVTYATIDSKLYTIPLDIHPVVMYYNKDLFEKAGITAPPANRTEFDAAVQKLTDKSKGIYGYVVPTLWPQQFIFPSLVWQNGGELWNGTDVAYNSPEAVEMVQWLRDMVDKGISPANVQQDGENTLFLQGKNAIQFNGPWMKSQFDEAGLNYGVAVMPQIGKTKQAIYAGSHGFVVPKTVTDSAKLAGIGDFLKYVSGNSLDWAESGQAVASKTVMDSAEFKAMEFQSTVSQSFSSVQFAPNVLNWGTIIEPVWGELSSALLGKKSPQQAMDDAVAKSRQAMK, encoded by the coding sequence ATGAAGCGATCCATGCAAAAGGGAGCATCACTATTACTGATGGTTATGATGCTGGCACTGGTTGCAACCGCTTGCAGCAGTAACAATGCGAAGAATAACGGCACGAACGGCGCAGAGGCTACACAAGGCGCGGACGGCGGCGGCAGCACCGGCAAAAAGACAGAGCTGCTGTTCTGGTCGCCCTTCTCCGGCTCGGACGGCCCGTTCATGAAGAAAATTGTGGATAAATACAACAGCTCCCAGGATCAATACAAGGTGAATTTTGTAATCCAGCCGAATGGCGAATATTACAAGCAGCTTGATGTAGCGCTCAGTACCGGCAAGGAACAGCCGGACCTGATGATCATGCATGTCGATCAGGTGCCGACGTACCAGAGCAAGGATCAGCTGCAGCCCGTGGATGAGCTGGCGGCTGCGGCCGGGATCAACCCGGCTGATTTTGCCGAAGCTCCGGTCACCTATGCCACGATCGACAGCAAGCTGTATACGATCCCGCTGGACATTCATCCGGTCGTTATGTATTACAACAAGGATCTGTTCGAGAAGGCGGGCATCACTGCGCCTCCAGCGAACCGCACCGAATTCGACGCCGCTGTACAGAAGCTGACGGACAAATCCAAGGGGATCTATGGATACGTGGTGCCGACCCTCTGGCCGCAGCAGTTCATCTTCCCGTCCCTCGTCTGGCAGAATGGCGGGGAGCTCTGGAACGGGACGGATGTTGCGTACAATTCTCCTGAAGCGGTGGAGATGGTGCAGTGGCTGCGCGATATGGTCGACAAGGGCATCTCTCCGGCCAACGTACAGCAGGATGGTGAGAATACCCTGTTCTTGCAGGGCAAGAACGCCATCCAGTTCAACGGGCCGTGGATGAAATCCCAGTTCGATGAAGCCGGGCTTAATTATGGCGTCGCCGTCATGCCGCAGATCGGGAAGACGAAGCAGGCAATTTATGCGGGCTCGCATGGCTTCGTCGTTCCCAAGACCGTGACAGACAGCGCCAAGCTGGCCGGGATCGGCGATTTCCTGAAATATGTCTCCGGCAACTCGCTGGACTGGGCGGAATCCGGCCAGGCGGTAGCTTCCAAGACCGTGATGGACAGCGCTGAATTCAAGGCGATGGAGTTCCAGAGTACAGTATCGCAGAGCTTCTCCTCCGTACAGTTCGCACCGAATGTGCTGAATTGGGGAACGATTATCGAGCCGGTATGGGGAGAGCTGAGCAGTGCCCTGCTTGGCAAAAAATCACCGCAGCAGGCGATGGATGATGCTGTAGCCAAATCCCGTCAGGCGATGAAATAG
- a CDS encoding sugar ABC transporter permease produces the protein MKTLWTSRLTSFLFVLPYLAAFALFLLFPILYGFVISLQDFELLSAAHPFVGLRNYVTIFTPGTYENSIFFRGLWTTLQFVLYSVPLLIITGLGIAMLVNALPAKLRGLFRTFYFLPYALSASVMAVIWLMMFDTNAGFINSLLQKLGLTGIPWLTATPWAWIALVLTTLWWTIGFNMIIFVNALNEVPEDYYEAASMDGANAWKRFVSITLPSIRPVMLFVMITSTIASFNIYAQPFLLTRGGPGDTTRVLLINVLDQAFVRKDIGSASAMAILMALLIMLVSVVQFRLTNRKEKV, from the coding sequence TTGAAAACTCTGTGGACTTCACGCTTGACCTCATTTCTGTTCGTGCTGCCCTATCTGGCTGCCTTCGCGCTGTTTCTGCTTTTTCCGATTCTGTATGGCTTTGTCATCAGCCTGCAGGATTTCGAGCTGCTGTCTGCCGCCCATCCCTTTGTGGGGTTACGCAATTACGTGACCATTTTCACCCCGGGGACCTATGAGAACAGTATTTTCTTCCGCGGGCTGTGGACCACCCTTCAGTTTGTCCTGTACTCGGTTCCGCTGCTGATTATTACCGGGCTGGGGATCGCGATGCTGGTCAACGCGCTGCCGGCGAAGCTCCGGGGGCTGTTCCGGACCTTCTATTTCCTGCCCTACGCGCTGTCCGCTTCCGTGATGGCTGTCATCTGGCTGATGATGTTCGATACCAATGCCGGGTTCATTAACAGTCTGCTGCAAAAGCTGGGCTTAACCGGCATCCCATGGCTGACCGCTACACCTTGGGCCTGGATTGCGCTGGTGCTTACGACACTCTGGTGGACGATCGGCTTCAATATGATTATTTTTGTGAATGCGCTCAATGAAGTGCCGGAGGATTACTATGAGGCGGCTTCCATGGACGGAGCGAATGCCTGGAAGCGGTTCGTGTCGATTACCCTGCCGTCCATCCGGCCGGTTATGCTGTTCGTGATGATCACCTCAACCATCGCTTCCTTCAATATTTACGCCCAGCCGTTCCTGCTGACGCGCGGGGGGCCGGGAGACACCACCCGCGTGCTGCTGATCAATGTGCTGGACCAGGCGTTCGTGCGTAAGGATATCGGTTCGGCTTCGGCGATGGCGATTCTGATGGCGCTGCTGATCATGCTGGTGTCTGTCGTGCAGTTCCGTCTTACGAACCGGAAGGAGAAGGTATAG
- a CDS encoding methyl-accepting chemotaxis protein, with the protein MKIRMKLSVMMIVVTLISTALMGIFTYTKSTGTIMNLTESSMAQVGTNKAQTIGAMIDKEKRNIQLVAGESEIAELLLQVASGGGSVEEALRNQVNAKLLSQVKDAGNLEHMFVVDLKGTAVADSDTKLIGSSFSDRNYTKNVLKTGQPVVSETLKSKSTGAYILVFAHPVMNGDQMIGFVGSAVHADSLITYLADAKVAGAPSSYAYLLDETGNTLYHPDHEKIGLPVENESIKAVVERVKAGETVADGNVEYTFKGAKKKAAFTVLPGTKWTLVLTGDVDEVLQPVSEMTIFILLLGLGSLLLTLLIGTVVAGRIASPIVKLTGLINRTAELDLKYDDQYEYLTRNKDETGTIAKAMFRTRAALREMAGSLIAISSKVLDNAETLEKLSNEVRENAHDNSATAQQLSAGMEETAASTQEMTAAIHEVESNVRIISSRVLEGSGVSGQITQRALALQQDAVTSTENAKQIYGTVRSEMEKAIEQSAAIKEIHVLADTILSITSQTQLLALNAAIEAARAGEAGRGFAVVAGEIRKLAEQSSGTAGGIQEVVRNVSSSVEQITRHSEAVLTFIDHNVLGDYERLTEVSQQYTDDASVINDLMHQFGEAAGHLNDTVSSIAIAINEVAATVNEGATGVQDIAEKTADIVEKTFDEAAMADENTQSAREMQQLVEKFKI; encoded by the coding sequence ATGAAGATTCGTATGAAGCTATCGGTTATGATGATTGTCGTTACTCTGATTTCTACAGCATTAATGGGGATTTTTACGTACACCAAATCCACAGGCACCATCATGAACCTGACCGAATCTTCCATGGCGCAGGTAGGCACGAATAAGGCTCAGACGATCGGCGCAATGATCGACAAGGAGAAGCGGAACATCCAGCTGGTTGCGGGGGAGAGTGAGATCGCGGAGCTGCTGCTTCAGGTTGCGAGTGGCGGAGGCTCAGTTGAGGAGGCACTGCGCAATCAGGTCAATGCGAAGCTGCTGAGCCAGGTGAAGGATGCGGGCAATCTGGAGCATATGTTTGTGGTTGATCTGAAGGGGACGGCGGTGGCTGACAGTGATACCAAGCTGATTGGCTCCAGCTTCAGCGACAGAAATTATACGAAGAATGTGCTGAAGACAGGCCAGCCTGTAGTCAGCGAAACACTGAAATCCAAATCTACGGGAGCTTACATTCTGGTCTTCGCCCATCCGGTGATGAACGGGGACCAAATGATCGGCTTCGTCGGCTCGGCAGTGCATGCGGACAGCCTGATTACGTATCTGGCGGATGCCAAGGTCGCGGGCGCTCCTTCGTCTTACGCCTATCTGCTCGATGAGACAGGGAATACGCTGTATCACCCCGATCATGAGAAGATTGGCCTCCCTGTAGAGAATGAATCGATCAAAGCGGTTGTAGAGCGGGTGAAGGCGGGGGAGACGGTTGCAGACGGCAATGTGGAATACACCTTCAAGGGGGCGAAGAAAAAAGCGGCCTTCACCGTGCTCCCCGGGACGAAGTGGACCCTGGTGCTGACCGGGGATGTGGATGAGGTGCTGCAGCCGGTGAGCGAGATGACCATTTTCATCCTGCTGCTCGGCCTCGGGAGCCTGCTGCTTACTCTGCTGATCGGGACGGTGGTGGCCGGACGGATCGCTTCACCGATCGTTAAGCTGACCGGACTGATTAACCGCACGGCAGAGCTGGACCTTAAGTATGATGACCAATACGAATATTTAACCCGGAACAAGGATGAGACCGGAACCATTGCCAAGGCGATGTTTCGTACCCGCGCGGCGCTGCGTGAGATGGCCGGAAGCCTGATTGCAATCTCCTCCAAGGTGCTGGACAATGCGGAGACGCTGGAGAAGCTGTCGAACGAGGTTAGAGAGAATGCGCATGATAACTCAGCAACGGCTCAGCAGCTGTCCGCAGGCATGGAGGAGACCGCAGCCTCCACCCAGGAGATGACGGCAGCGATTCATGAGGTGGAGAGCAATGTCCGGATCATCTCCAGCCGGGTGCTGGAAGGCTCCGGGGTATCCGGGCAGATTACGCAGCGGGCGCTTGCCCTGCAGCAGGATGCGGTCACATCCACGGAGAACGCGAAGCAGATCTACGGCACAGTCCGCAGCGAGATGGAGAAGGCGATTGAGCAGTCGGCAGCCATCAAAGAAATCCATGTGCTGGCGGATACGATCCTGTCCATTACCAGCCAGACCCAGCTGCTGGCCCTGAATGCGGCGATTGAAGCGGCACGGGCGGGCGAGGCGGGCCGGGGCTTCGCCGTAGTTGCGGGCGAGATCCGCAAGCTGGCCGAGCAGTCCTCCGGGACGGCTGGCGGCATTCAGGAGGTTGTCCGGAATGTATCTTCCTCGGTAGAGCAGATCACCCGGCATTCCGAAGCGGTGCTTACGTTCATTGACCACAATGTGCTGGGGGATTACGAGCGCCTGACCGAGGTCAGCCAGCAATACACCGACGATGCCTCGGTCATTAATGACCTGATGCATCAGTTCGGGGAGGCAGCCGGGCATCTGAACGATACGGTCTCCAGTATTGCGATTGCCATCAATGAAGTGGCGGCTACCGTGAATGAAGGTGCAACCGGAGTGCAGGATATCGCTGAGAAGACGGCGGATATTGTGGAGAAGACCTTCGATGAAGCTGCGATGGCCGATGAGAACACCCAGAGTGCCCGGGAAATGCAGCAACTGGTGGAGAAGTTTAAAATCTAG
- a CDS encoding phosphotransferase, with translation MKLETAARDIVLRALKAYDLDWTKIEYIKQSDSITFKVETETAGKLLLRIHGERCSRAEILSELEWLRHLSQTAELVVPVGLPDSSGCYIMETGEQEPDRFLTVMRWVEGEHAAGKLTKEQLHAVGVMLAGMHEAGEQFVPSAEFTRPAWGADSFRKDWDKLERHHSAMVPEAGWKLYQAAAARIRGDLEAMTPDSGSYGLIHGDLHFGNVVFTEGQPRAIDFGRCGYGFYLYDLAAALLELSTEQRRSLIQGYNSVRPLEPDVERKLECFFVMIMIGNYSHHITNPDEHPSLREEQPYALAYLKEYLADSRFLFKRIEPAQVE, from the coding sequence ATGAAATTAGAAACAGCAGCAAGAGATATAGTACTGCGGGCGCTTAAGGCCTACGACTTGGATTGGACAAAAATTGAATATATTAAGCAGTCCGACAGTATCACGTTCAAGGTAGAGACGGAAACAGCGGGCAAGCTGCTGCTGCGGATACATGGCGAACGGTGCAGCCGGGCAGAAATTCTGTCGGAGCTGGAGTGGCTCAGACATCTTAGTCAGACAGCGGAGCTGGTTGTCCCCGTGGGGCTGCCCGACTCAAGCGGCTGCTACATTATGGAGACAGGCGAACAGGAGCCGGACCGCTTTCTCACCGTAATGCGCTGGGTCGAAGGTGAACATGCAGCGGGCAAGCTGACAAAAGAGCAGCTCCACGCTGTAGGCGTGATGCTGGCCGGGATGCATGAAGCGGGCGAACAGTTTGTGCCATCGGCGGAGTTCACCCGTCCGGCTTGGGGAGCGGACAGCTTCCGCAAGGATTGGGATAAGCTGGAGAGGCATCATTCGGCTATGGTCCCGGAAGCAGGGTGGAAGCTCTATCAGGCTGCCGCCGCCAGAATCCGGGGTGATCTCGAAGCCATGACGCCAGATTCTGGCAGCTACGGCCTGATCCATGGTGACCTGCACTTTGGAAACGTGGTGTTCACGGAGGGCCAGCCCCGGGCGATCGATTTCGGCCGCTGCGGCTACGGCTTCTACCTCTATGATCTGGCTGCGGCTCTGCTGGAGCTGTCCACGGAGCAGCGCAGGAGCCTGATCCAAGGATATAACAGCGTCCGTCCGCTGGAGCCGGATGTTGAACGGAAGCTGGAATGCTTCTTCGTCATGATCATGATCGGGAACTACAGCCATCATATTACCAATCCGGATGAGCACCCCAGCTTGCGCGAAGAACAGCCGTATGCGCTGGCCTATCTAAAGGAATATTTGGCGGACTCCCGCTTTTTGTTCAAAAGAATTGAACCTGCCCAAGTAGAATGA
- a CDS encoding bile acid:sodium symporter family protein, with protein MFSAVRRGLISSNTVLERIMPLLTPAAIVVGVLNETSLLPLTWLVPWIFAGMTLIGSLKSSFRDLLTVLAKPQKLVILLVILHIVMPLIGWLAAMLFFPGDPYTVTGYVLLFAIPTGVVSVVWVSMHGGNIALTLALILIDTLLSPLIVPATLYVLMGASVQMDAGEMMRGLLWMVVLPSVAGMLLNQFTKGKVSSVCGPPLAPFVKVGLFTVVSINGASIARYLKHPDGKLVLIIAVTFVTVALGYVIGAVVSRRLHYDHANTVAVQFNSGMRNLSAGAVLAVRYFPPAVALPVISGMLFQQILAACSGMFLRSRARRQEQARSAAAASSALPAAAESPRPL; from the coding sequence ATGTTCAGTGCAGTAAGACGCGGATTGATATCTTCCAATACGGTGCTGGAGCGGATTATGCCGCTGCTCACACCCGCAGCTATTGTGGTGGGCGTGCTAAATGAGACTTCACTGCTTCCGTTGACGTGGCTGGTGCCCTGGATCTTTGCCGGGATGACCTTGATCGGCAGCCTGAAGTCGAGCTTCAGGGATCTGCTCACCGTGCTGGCCAAGCCGCAGAAGCTGGTCATTCTGCTGGTCATCCTGCATATCGTCATGCCGCTGATCGGCTGGCTGGCCGCGATGCTGTTTTTCCCGGGTGATCCTTATACCGTTACCGGGTATGTACTGCTGTTCGCCATTCCGACCGGAGTGGTCAGCGTAGTGTGGGTATCCATGCATGGCGGCAATATCGCGCTTACGCTGGCGCTGATCCTGATCGATACGCTGCTGTCGCCATTGATTGTCCCGGCTACGCTGTATGTCCTGATGGGGGCAAGTGTACAGATGGATGCGGGCGAGATGATGCGGGGCCTGCTCTGGATGGTCGTCCTGCCTTCAGTAGCAGGAATGCTGCTGAATCAATTCACTAAAGGCAAGGTCAGTTCAGTCTGCGGTCCGCCGCTGGCCCCGTTCGTGAAAGTCGGCTTGTTCACCGTGGTTTCGATCAATGGGGCCAGCATTGCCCGGTATCTGAAGCACCCGGACGGTAAGCTTGTGCTCATTATTGCCGTAACCTTCGTGACTGTCGCGCTTGGTTATGTTATTGGCGCTGTAGTTTCGCGCCGCCTGCATTATGATCATGCGAATACGGTAGCTGTGCAGTTCAACTCCGGCATGCGTAACCTTAGTGCAGGAGCGGTGCTGGCTGTGCGGTATTTTCCGCCGGCGGTGGCCCTGCCCGTGATCTCCGGGATGCTGTTCCAGCAGATTCTGGCGGCATGCTCCGGTATGTTCCTCCGCAGCAGAGCCAGACGCCAGGAGCAGGCCCGGTCAGCGGCAGCAGCGTCATCTGCGCTTCCTGCTGCGGCAGAGAGTCCGCGCCCGCTGTAG
- a CDS encoding nucleoside hydrolase, giving the protein MSTNITRIIIDCDTGIDDALAILYALRAPGVVVEGITTVFGNIDVQQAADNTLRLLELAAPGYEIPVALGASRALVRELTGFSTHVHGENGVGGVQLPPSRQVPVQETAAEFIVRMADTNPGELVLVTLGRLTNLSLALDLDPQLTSKLKKVVVMGGTVFKPGNVTPVAEANLWGDPDAADRVFTSGLPVMMIGLDVTLQTRITSEHVELLKRHGREENKAIIDFMEESLAYYFKFYREANYLINSAPLHDPLALMAALQPDLVTCRRMKVRVEHQGAFTSGMVVADLRAQPKEGEFIEVAVEVDAERAVGVFLSAFM; this is encoded by the coding sequence ATGAGCACCAACATTACTAGAATCATCATCGATTGTGATACAGGAATAGACGACGCACTGGCCATTTTGTATGCGCTTCGGGCACCGGGTGTGGTAGTCGAAGGAATTACGACAGTGTTCGGCAACATCGATGTGCAGCAGGCAGCGGATAACACGCTGCGGCTGCTTGAACTTGCGGCGCCGGGCTATGAAATCCCGGTAGCGCTGGGCGCTTCCCGGGCGCTGGTACGCGAGCTGACCGGCTTCTCGACCCATGTGCACGGAGAGAACGGCGTTGGCGGCGTTCAGCTGCCCCCTTCCCGGCAGGTGCCGGTTCAAGAAACGGCCGCAGAGTTCATTGTGCGGATGGCGGATACGAATCCGGGAGAGCTGGTGCTGGTGACGCTGGGACGGCTGACGAATCTGTCGCTGGCTCTGGATCTGGACCCGCAGCTGACCTCCAAGCTGAAAAAGGTAGTGGTGATGGGCGGTACAGTCTTCAAACCGGGCAATGTCACACCGGTGGCCGAAGCCAACCTGTGGGGTGACCCGGATGCGGCTGATCGTGTGTTCACCTCAGGGCTGCCTGTAATGATGATCGGGCTGGATGTGACCCTCCAGACGCGGATTACATCCGAGCATGTGGAACTGCTGAAGCGGCATGGACGGGAAGAGAACAAGGCAATCATAGACTTCATGGAAGAATCGCTGGCGTATTACTTTAAATTTTACCGTGAGGCGAACTATCTGATTAACAGCGCTCCGCTGCATGATCCGCTGGCTCTGATGGCTGCCCTGCAGCCGGATCTGGTCACCTGCCGCCGGATGAAGGTCCGTGTAGAGCATCAGGGGGCGTTCACCTCCGGGATGGTCGTAGCCGATCTGCGGGCGCAGCCCAAAGAAGGCGAGTTCATCGAGGTAGCCGTAGAGGTGGATGCTGAACGGGCGGTTGGGGTCTTTTTGAGCGCGTTTATGTAG
- a CDS encoding radical SAM protein has translation MSTKYKALELDKPMTYELEGLEVGVTSNCNFRCDYCCAYNRNDGQTLDGKEVIRILEELPHLKRVRLSGGEVTLKFQDCVEIVAYCSSRGIQTQLNSNGSLLNEERIGQLVDAGLTTIHISFNFTTAEGFSRYYNIHPSVYHKIRENITMFAKTPVNVVLETLLFDETQDHMQEISEHVYSMGVRTHEIQNSIIMDHTGWKAIAAREQLKNAVQELIDRKPEDTTLYFTCMDRFMEALGFEEQPGVYFPHCIEGMKQLHLHGNGDILISELCHPVIIGNIYNGTSLKDIYSSMPAPLEQYLEKRPCPALDALFPQGV, from the coding sequence ATGAGCACGAAATATAAAGCGCTGGAACTGGATAAGCCGATGACCTATGAGCTGGAAGGGCTGGAGGTTGGGGTTACCTCGAATTGCAATTTCCGCTGCGACTATTGCTGCGCTTATAATAGAAATGACGGCCAGACCCTTGACGGCAAGGAGGTCATCCGCATTCTGGAGGAGCTGCCCCATCTGAAGCGTGTCCGGCTCTCGGGCGGCGAGGTTACGCTGAAGTTCCAGGACTGTGTGGAGATTGTGGCGTACTGCTCTTCGCGCGGCATCCAGACCCAGCTGAACTCGAACGGCAGTCTGCTGAATGAGGAGCGGATCGGGCAGCTGGTGGATGCAGGGCTGACGACGATTCATATTTCTTTTAATTTCACTACCGCCGAAGGCTTCTCTCGCTATTATAATATTCATCCGAGCGTCTATCACAAGATCAGAGAGAACATTACCATGTTCGCCAAAACTCCCGTCAATGTGGTGCTGGAGACGCTGCTGTTCGATGAGACGCAGGACCATATGCAGGAGATCAGCGAGCATGTCTATTCCATGGGCGTCAGAACGCATGAAATTCAGAACAGCATCATTATGGATCACACCGGCTGGAAGGCGATTGCCGCCCGCGAGCAGCTGAAGAACGCTGTCCAGGAGCTGATCGACCGCAAGCCGGAGGATACGACGCTTTACTTCACTTGTATGGACCGCTTCATGGAAGCGCTGGGCTTCGAGGAGCAGCCGGGTGTCTATTTCCCGCATTGCATCGAAGGGATGAAGCAGCTTCACCTGCACGGCAACGGCGATATTCTGATCTCCGAGTTGTGCCATCCGGTCATTATCGGCAATATTTATAACGGCACCTCCCTAAAAGATATCTACAGCAGCATGCCTGCACCGCTGGAGCAATATCTGGAGAAACGGCCTTGCCCTGCGCTGGATGCGCTGTTCCCGCAAGGCGTGTAG
- a CDS encoding stalk domain-containing protein, which translates to MKKHLAKIVLCAVFSLGGFSALPASAVHAAPAGVSIMLDGYPLPFPVEPVMMNGTTMVPFRAISEALGIQVEWNQKARQITATRKAEAGADKTVVVLTLGSKNAVVNGTAVKLAVAPQDIRGTTMLPLKFFSQQFGAVTSWNQASKTVSITSPKRDIYTLGFYAQKAYSEVSLIPSFDAVAFGWARIDKDGQFTTTGKDFWWPEAAGDVTPESIVQNAAAGGTAPYLMVYSSDSSLELSKNLEDPQLQQQTITSIVELASSKGFKGIGLDLEGLGLTGDKALVQSQYNAFVKNLSAAARAANLKLTVILHPLNSSYKGYDYKTLGTLADDLVIMAYAYEGETGPEPMNKVDESIRLALDQVSKDKLILGISVYSENESSVNAKIGLAKRYGLKGIAIWRLGLIGQPVMERMGEAVEL; encoded by the coding sequence ATGAAGAAGCATTTGGCCAAAATCGTGTTATGCGCAGTATTCTCCCTGGGCGGCTTCTCGGCTCTTCCGGCAAGTGCGGTCCATGCCGCGCCTGCAGGGGTCAGCATTATGCTGGACGGCTATCCGCTGCCGTTCCCGGTGGAGCCGGTGATGATGAACGGAACGACCATGGTGCCCTTCCGCGCCATCTCGGAAGCACTGGGAATTCAGGTGGAATGGAATCAGAAGGCCCGGCAAATCACTGCCACCCGGAAGGCCGAAGCCGGCGCAGACAAGACTGTAGTCGTTCTGACCCTTGGGAGCAAGAATGCCGTGGTGAACGGGACGGCAGTGAAGCTTGCGGTAGCGCCGCAGGACATCCGTGGAACAACGATGCTGCCGCTTAAGTTCTTCAGCCAGCAGTTCGGGGCGGTCACCTCCTGGAATCAGGCCAGCAAAACCGTATCCATCACCTCCCCGAAGCGGGACATCTACACCTTGGGCTTCTATGCGCAGAAGGCGTACAGCGAAGTATCGCTTATTCCAAGCTTCGATGCAGTTGCCTTTGGATGGGCAAGGATTGACAAGGACGGCCAGTTCACCACCACCGGCAAGGATTTCTGGTGGCCGGAGGCTGCAGGCGATGTAACGCCGGAATCGATTGTGCAGAATGCCGCAGCGGGCGGGACGGCCCCTTACCTGATGGTCTATTCCAGTGACTCGTCTCTGGAGCTGAGCAAGAATCTGGAGGACCCGCAGCTCCAGCAGCAGACGATTACCAGTATTGTGGAACTCGCGTCCAGCAAGGGCTTCAAGGGCATCGGACTCGATCTGGAAGGGCTGGGGCTAACCGGGGATAAGGCGCTGGTGCAGAGCCAATATAACGCTTTTGTCAAAAATCTCTCTGCAGCCGCACGCGCCGCCAACCTGAAGCTGACCGTTATTCTGCATCCGCTGAACAGCTCCTACAAGGGTTATGATTACAAGACGCTGGGGACTCTTGCAGATGATCTGGTCATTATGGCTTACGCCTATGAAGGGGAGACGGGACCGGAGCCGATGAACAAGGTCGATGAGAGCATCCGGCTGGCGCTTGATCAGGTCAGCAAGGACAAGCTGATTCTCGGAATCTCGGTCTACAGTGAGAACGAATCGTCCGTTAATGCCAAGATCGGCCTGGCGAAGCGGTACGGGCTGAAGGGCATCGCCATCTGGCGTCTGGGCCTGATCGGCCAGCCGGTGATGGAGCGGATGGGCGAAGCGGTAGAGCTGTAG